A window from Cryptomeria japonica chromosome 1, Sugi_1.0, whole genome shotgun sequence encodes these proteins:
- the LOC131079593 gene encoding F-box/kelch-repeat protein At3g24760 isoform X3, translated as MDKVCSQPRCTEHEGWSRLNPDTTEFILSCLPISSIISCCTVCKQWYAIATEPSFGARLRDHKKPWFFLYGQNNIFLKNNQAFGFDPEAHKWIRLPVSSFPESCAGDSLAGSGGFLFATTGSDCSRFCYAPVFAASWKETAPMRFSRRQPLVGVFNVKKNYGFIVVGGSRFVGGLVDIEDRLAVEIYDSGTDEWELCAPLPAEFRSGNSSQWLTSALLNGKFYVFGIFSGFMSAFDLELRSWDMVRILRPAGILFSFLIPCQGRLILAGLKNTADGPGFDLWKIDEETMGLCEVGSMPKELLYSLFDNDEEDKFASLKCVGLGSLIYVFNEEHHKMYPACVCEVSERLECRWMKIPPLPVPVNRFHRVISFCSIAAVDSILGRKVIF; from the exons ATGGACAAAGTCTGCTCACAACCCAGATGTACAGAGCACGAGGGCTGGAGCCGCCTGAATCCAGATACAACAGAGTTTATACTCTCTTGTCTGCCTATATCATCCATAATCAGCTGCTGCACAGTCTGCAAACAGTGGTATGCGATTGCAACTGAGCCTTCCTTTGGAGCACGCCTCAGAGACCATAAAAAGCCCTGGTTTTTTCTTTACGGCCAAAACAACATATTCTTGAAGAACAACCAGGCCTTTGGCTTCGATCCAGAAGCCCATAAGTGGATCCGTTTGCCTGTATCTTCGTTTCCAGAATCGTGCGCGGGAGATTCCCTTGCAGGTTCAGGAGGGTTTTTGTTCGCTACAACTGGGTCAGATTGTTCAAGATTCTGTTATGCGCCTGTATTTGCTGCCTCATGGAAGGAAACTGCTCCTATGAGATTCTCGCGCAGGCAGCCGCTGGTTGGAGTGTTCAATGTGAAGAAAAATTATGGCTTCATTGTAGTGGGAGGTTCACGGTTTGTGGGTGGCCTGGTGGATATAGAGGACAGGCTTGCTGTTGAGATTTATGATTCGGGTACTGATGAATGGGAGCTCTGTGCTCCCTTGCCTGCGGAATTTAGGTCAGGGAATTCGTCACAGTGGCTGACATCTGCGCTATTGAATGGCAAGTTTTATGTGTTCGGGATATTTTCTGGTTTTATGTCAGCCTTTGATTTGGAGCTCAGGTCATGGGACATGGTAAGGATTTTGAGGCCAGCAGGTATTTTGTTTTCGTTTCTCATTCCCTGCCAGGGTAGGCTGATCCTAGCTGGCCTGAAGAACACTGCTGATGGCCCGGGGTTTGATCTGTGGAAAATTGACGAAGAAACAATGGGCCTTTGTGAAGTGGGTTCCATGCCCAAGGAGCTCTTGTATTCTTTGTTTGACAATGATGAGGAGGACAAGTTTGCAAGTTTGAAGTGTGTGGGATTGGGGAGTTTGATCTATGTTTTTAATGAGGAACACCATAAGATGTATCCAGCCTGTGTTTGTGAGGTTTCAGAAAGATTGGAGTGTAGGTGGATGAAAATTCCGCCACTGCCTGTGCCTGTGAATAGGTTTCACAGGGTTATTAGCTTCTGTTCTATAGCTGCAGTGGATAGCATTCTTGGTCGAAAG GTCATATTTTAA
- the LOC131079593 gene encoding F-box/kelch-repeat protein At3g24760 isoform X2, which translates to MDKVCSQPRCTEHEGWSRLNPDTTEFILSCLPISSIISCCTVCKQWYAIATEPSFGARLRDHKKPWFFLYGQNNIFLKNNQAFGFDPEAHKWIRLPVSSFPESCAGDSLAGSGGFLFATTGSDCSRFCYAPVFAASWKETAPMRFSRRQPLVGVFNVKKNYGFIVVGGSRFVGGLVDIEDRLAVEIYDSGTDEWELCAPLPAEFRSGNSSQWLTSALLNGKFYVFGIFSGFMSAFDLELRSWDMVRILRPAGILFSFLIPCQGRLILAGLKNTADGPGFDLWKIDEETMGLCEVGSMPKELLYSLFDNDEEDKFASLKCVGLGSLIYVFNEEHHKMYPACVCEVSERLECRWMKIPPLPVPVNRFHRVISFCSIAAVDSILGRKSLCRLSHKFQELFAMNRSHVLYYELH; encoded by the exons ATGGACAAAGTCTGCTCACAACCCAGATGTACAGAGCACGAGGGCTGGAGCCGCCTGAATCCAGATACAACAGAGTTTATACTCTCTTGTCTGCCTATATCATCCATAATCAGCTGCTGCACAGTCTGCAAACAGTGGTATGCGATTGCAACTGAGCCTTCCTTTGGAGCACGCCTCAGAGACCATAAAAAGCCCTGGTTTTTTCTTTACGGCCAAAACAACATATTCTTGAAGAACAACCAGGCCTTTGGCTTCGATCCAGAAGCCCATAAGTGGATCCGTTTGCCTGTATCTTCGTTTCCAGAATCGTGCGCGGGAGATTCCCTTGCAGGTTCAGGAGGGTTTTTGTTCGCTACAACTGGGTCAGATTGTTCAAGATTCTGTTATGCGCCTGTATTTGCTGCCTCATGGAAGGAAACTGCTCCTATGAGATTCTCGCGCAGGCAGCCGCTGGTTGGAGTGTTCAATGTGAAGAAAAATTATGGCTTCATTGTAGTGGGAGGTTCACGGTTTGTGGGTGGCCTGGTGGATATAGAGGACAGGCTTGCTGTTGAGATTTATGATTCGGGTACTGATGAATGGGAGCTCTGTGCTCCCTTGCCTGCGGAATTTAGGTCAGGGAATTCGTCACAGTGGCTGACATCTGCGCTATTGAATGGCAAGTTTTATGTGTTCGGGATATTTTCTGGTTTTATGTCAGCCTTTGATTTGGAGCTCAGGTCATGGGACATGGTAAGGATTTTGAGGCCAGCAGGTATTTTGTTTTCGTTTCTCATTCCCTGCCAGGGTAGGCTGATCCTAGCTGGCCTGAAGAACACTGCTGATGGCCCGGGGTTTGATCTGTGGAAAATTGACGAAGAAACAATGGGCCTTTGTGAAGTGGGTTCCATGCCCAAGGAGCTCTTGTATTCTTTGTTTGACAATGATGAGGAGGACAAGTTTGCAAGTTTGAAGTGTGTGGGATTGGGGAGTTTGATCTATGTTTTTAATGAGGAACACCATAAGATGTATCCAGCCTGTGTTTGTGAGGTTTCAGAAAGATTGGAGTGTAGGTGGATGAAAATTCCGCCACTGCCTGTGCCTGTGAATAGGTTTCACAGGGTTATTAGCTTCTGTTCTATAGCTGCAGTGGATAGCATTCTTGGTCGAAAG AGCTTATGTAGATTATCTCATAAATTTCAGGAGCTCTTTGCCATGAATCGGTCTCATGTATTATATTACGAGCTCCATTAA
- the LOC131079593 gene encoding F-box/kelch-repeat protein At3g24760 isoform X1, with protein sequence MDKVCSQPRCTEHEGWSRLNPDTTEFILSCLPISSIISCCTVCKQWYAIATEPSFGARLRDHKKPWFFLYGQNNIFLKNNQAFGFDPEAHKWIRLPVSSFPESCAGDSLAGSGGFLFATTGSDCSRFCYAPVFAASWKETAPMRFSRRQPLVGVFNVKKNYGFIVVGGSRFVGGLVDIEDRLAVEIYDSGTDEWELCAPLPAEFRSGNSSQWLTSALLNGKFYVFGIFSGFMSAFDLELRSWDMVRILRPAGILFSFLIPCQGRLILAGLKNTADGPGFDLWKIDEETMGLCEVGSMPKELLYSLFDNDEEDKFASLKCVGLGSLIYVFNEEHHKMYPACVCEVSERLECRWMKIPPLPVPVNRFHRVISFCSIAAVDSILGRKYPMLWGNEALSLKSSLVESGFGAERGYSSEQLLAIVCLRS encoded by the exons ATGGACAAAGTCTGCTCACAACCCAGATGTACAGAGCACGAGGGCTGGAGCCGCCTGAATCCAGATACAACAGAGTTTATACTCTCTTGTCTGCCTATATCATCCATAATCAGCTGCTGCACAGTCTGCAAACAGTGGTATGCGATTGCAACTGAGCCTTCCTTTGGAGCACGCCTCAGAGACCATAAAAAGCCCTGGTTTTTTCTTTACGGCCAAAACAACATATTCTTGAAGAACAACCAGGCCTTTGGCTTCGATCCAGAAGCCCATAAGTGGATCCGTTTGCCTGTATCTTCGTTTCCAGAATCGTGCGCGGGAGATTCCCTTGCAGGTTCAGGAGGGTTTTTGTTCGCTACAACTGGGTCAGATTGTTCAAGATTCTGTTATGCGCCTGTATTTGCTGCCTCATGGAAGGAAACTGCTCCTATGAGATTCTCGCGCAGGCAGCCGCTGGTTGGAGTGTTCAATGTGAAGAAAAATTATGGCTTCATTGTAGTGGGAGGTTCACGGTTTGTGGGTGGCCTGGTGGATATAGAGGACAGGCTTGCTGTTGAGATTTATGATTCGGGTACTGATGAATGGGAGCTCTGTGCTCCCTTGCCTGCGGAATTTAGGTCAGGGAATTCGTCACAGTGGCTGACATCTGCGCTATTGAATGGCAAGTTTTATGTGTTCGGGATATTTTCTGGTTTTATGTCAGCCTTTGATTTGGAGCTCAGGTCATGGGACATGGTAAGGATTTTGAGGCCAGCAGGTATTTTGTTTTCGTTTCTCATTCCCTGCCAGGGTAGGCTGATCCTAGCTGGCCTGAAGAACACTGCTGATGGCCCGGGGTTTGATCTGTGGAAAATTGACGAAGAAACAATGGGCCTTTGTGAAGTGGGTTCCATGCCCAAGGAGCTCTTGTATTCTTTGTTTGACAATGATGAGGAGGACAAGTTTGCAAGTTTGAAGTGTGTGGGATTGGGGAGTTTGATCTATGTTTTTAATGAGGAACACCATAAGATGTATCCAGCCTGTGTTTGTGAGGTTTCAGAAAGATTGGAGTGTAGGTGGATGAAAATTCCGCCACTGCCTGTGCCTGTGAATAGGTTTCACAGGGTTATTAGCTTCTGTTCTATAGCTGCAGTGGATAGCATTCTTGGTCGAAAG TACCCAATGTTGTGGGGTAATGAAGCACTGAGTTTAAAATCGTCGTTGGTTGAAAGTGGTTTCGGTGCAGAACGTGGTTATTCTTCTGAGCAGCTTCTGGCCATTGTATgcttaagatcctga